One Comamonas endophytica DNA window includes the following coding sequences:
- the panB gene encoding 3-methyl-2-oxobutanoate hydroxymethyltransferase — protein MVTAYDCPGARYAEAAGADTILVGDSLGMVVLGYESTVPVTVDDMVHHAKAVRRGAPATCIVLDMPFGSYHAGLESATRCAVDMLQRSGADALKLEGAGEVIGVIRRLTQVGIPVVAHLGLTPQSAAVLGGYKVQGRDGDAAEQMLRDALACQAAGACALVLECVPQQLAAHITRQLDIPTIGIGAGPGTDGQVLVFHDLLGYGSHRVPKFVQQFAQVGPQVQQGLADYARAVRSGAFPAEAHSFNLGGAVLERLYGAALPAAA, from the coding sequence ATGGTGACAGCCTATGACTGTCCCGGCGCGCGCTATGCCGAGGCCGCGGGCGCCGACACCATCCTGGTCGGCGATTCGCTGGGCATGGTGGTGCTGGGTTATGAATCCACCGTGCCCGTCACCGTGGACGACATGGTGCACCATGCCAAGGCCGTGCGCCGCGGCGCGCCCGCGACCTGCATCGTGCTGGACATGCCCTTTGGCAGCTACCACGCGGGCCTGGAAAGCGCGACGCGCTGCGCCGTCGACATGCTGCAGCGCAGCGGCGCCGATGCGCTCAAGCTCGAGGGCGCGGGCGAGGTGATCGGCGTGATCCGGCGCCTGACCCAGGTCGGCATTCCGGTGGTGGCGCATCTGGGGCTCACGCCGCAGTCGGCCGCGGTGCTCGGCGGCTACAAGGTGCAGGGGCGCGATGGCGATGCCGCCGAGCAGATGCTGCGCGACGCGCTGGCCTGCCAGGCCGCGGGCGCCTGCGCGCTGGTGCTGGAATGCGTGCCGCAGCAGCTGGCGGCGCACATCACGCGGCAGCTGGACATTCCCACCATCGGCATTGGCGCCGGACCGGGCACCGATGGCCAGGTGCTGGTGTTCCACGACCTGCTGGGCTACGGCAGCCACCGCGTGCCGAAATTCGTGCAGCAGTTCGCGCAGGTGGGGCCGCAGGTGCAGCAGGGCCTGGCGGACTATGCCCGGGCGGTGCGCAGCGGCGCGTTCCCGGCCGAAGCCCACAGCTTCAATCTTGGCGGTGCGGTACTGGAGCGGCTCTACGGCGCCGCCTTGCCCGCCGCCGCCTGA
- the panC gene encoding pantoate--beta-alanine ligase — translation MQILTSIAALREWLARERSQGHTIGLVPTMGALHSGHMALVESARRHCDRVVMSIFVNPRQFGPNEDFDAYPRDLEGDCALAAAHGVDAVFAPSTEEMYPHAAGPLILAGRQAGILCGASRPGHFDGVLQVVCKLFNLVQPERAFFGKKDAQQVAIIQTFVRDYDLPLEIKVIPVVREPDGLAKSSRNVYLSATERAQAPAIHAALQLCRQRLQAGSAPDAALQAARAHIAQHMPEGRIDYLELLAWPDLLPLGEDDRQCIALAAVHLGRTRLIDNITFER, via the coding sequence ATGCAAATACTGACTTCCATCGCCGCACTGCGCGAGTGGCTGGCGCGCGAGCGCAGCCAGGGCCACACCATCGGCCTGGTGCCGACCATGGGCGCGCTGCACAGCGGCCATATGGCGCTGGTCGAGAGCGCGCGCCGGCATTGCGACCGGGTGGTGATGAGCATCTTCGTGAACCCGCGCCAGTTCGGGCCGAACGAGGATTTCGATGCCTATCCGCGCGATCTCGAGGGCGACTGCGCGCTGGCCGCGGCGCATGGCGTCGATGCCGTGTTCGCGCCATCGACCGAGGAGATGTACCCGCATGCCGCGGGCCCGCTGATCCTGGCCGGGCGCCAGGCCGGGATCCTGTGCGGCGCCTCGCGCCCGGGGCATTTCGACGGCGTGCTGCAGGTGGTATGCAAGCTGTTCAACCTGGTGCAGCCCGAGCGCGCGTTCTTCGGGAAAAAGGATGCGCAGCAGGTGGCGATCATCCAGACCTTCGTGCGCGACTACGACCTGCCGCTTGAGATCAAGGTCATTCCCGTGGTGCGCGAGCCCGACGGGCTGGCCAAGTCATCGCGCAATGTCTATCTGAGTGCCACAGAGCGTGCGCAGGCGCCGGCCATCCACGCCGCGCTGCAGCTGTGCCGGCAGCGGCTGCAGGCCGGCAGCGCGCCCGATGCCGCGTTGCAGGCGGCACGCGCGCACATCGCGCAGCATATGCCCGAGGGCCGCATCGACTATCTCGAGCTGCTGGCCTGGCCCGACCTGCTGCCGCTGGGCGAGGACGATCGGCAATGCATCGCCCTGGCCGCGGTGCACCTGGGCCGCACGCGCCTGATCGACAACATCACCTTCGAGAGATAA
- the panD gene encoding aspartate 1-decarboxylase, which produces MFRMLMNSKIHRAQVTQADLNYVGSITIDQDLMDAVGIVANEKVHVVNNNNGARFETYVIAGARASGVICVNGAAARLVQRGDIVIIIAYAYVGAEEMAAHVPRVAIMGPGNRIQQLLHEEPALTVL; this is translated from the coding sequence ATGTTCCGCATGCTGATGAACAGCAAGATCCACCGCGCCCAGGTGACCCAGGCCGACCTCAACTACGTCGGCTCCATCACCATCGACCAGGACCTGATGGACGCCGTGGGCATCGTCGCCAACGAGAAGGTGCATGTGGTCAACAACAACAATGGCGCGCGCTTCGAGACCTATGTGATTGCCGGGGCGCGCGCCAGCGGCGTCATCTGCGTCAATGGCGCGGCCGCGCGGCTGGTGCAGCGCGGCGATATCGTGATCATCATTGCCTACGCCTATGTCGGTGCCGAGGAGATGGCGGCCCATGTGCCGCGCGTGGCGATCATGGGGCCTGGCAACCGCATCCAGCAATTGCTGCACGAGGAGCCGGCGCTGACCGTGCTGTGA
- a CDS encoding energy-coupling factor ABC transporter ATP-binding protein — protein MPVSHARDPAAQTPSIALADVRLARGQTTVFDGLSLRWDAPRIGLIGHNGAGKTSLFRLLCGLDAPAAGEVLFDGQNLHAAGRERTRWVGMMFQNPDDQIIFPTVEEELALGLQAWGQAKHEAKAQAREFLAQRGLAHWAGRAISSLSQGQRQMVCWLALLLAAPRTVLLDEPYASLDLPGQAQLADDIAAAPQQVIVSTHVLAHVRDYERVVWLDQGRVRGDGPGAQVCAAYEAAVAEEVAARRAAAPSRRS, from the coding sequence ATGCCCGTTTCCCACGCTCGAGACCCTGCCGCGCAGACGCCATCCATTGCGCTGGCCGATGTGCGGCTGGCGCGCGGCCAGACCACGGTGTTCGACGGCCTGAGCCTGCGCTGGGATGCGCCGCGCATCGGGCTGATCGGGCATAACGGCGCAGGCAAGACCAGCCTGTTCCGCCTGTTGTGCGGGCTGGATGCGCCCGCCGCGGGCGAGGTGCTGTTCGACGGGCAGAACCTGCATGCGGCCGGGCGCGAGCGCACGCGCTGGGTCGGCATGATGTTCCAGAACCCCGACGACCAGATCATCTTTCCCACGGTGGAGGAGGAACTGGCGCTGGGGCTGCAGGCCTGGGGCCAGGCGAAGCACGAGGCCAAGGCGCAGGCGCGTGAATTCCTTGCGCAGCGCGGGCTGGCGCACTGGGCCGGGCGCGCCATCAGCAGCCTGAGCCAGGGCCAGCGCCAGATGGTCTGCTGGCTGGCGCTGCTGCTGGCCGCGCCGCGCACGGTGCTGCTCGACGAACCCTATGCCAGCCTGGACCTGCCGGGCCAGGCGCAGCTGGCCGACGACATCGCCGCGGCGCCGCAGCAGGTCATCGTCTCGACCCATGTGCTGGCCCATGTGCGCGACTATGAACGCGTGGTCTGGCTCGACCAGGGCCGGGTGCGCGGCGACGGCCCGGGCGCGCAGGTCTGCGCGGCGTATGAGGCCGCGGTGGCCGAGGAAGTCGCGGCGCGGCGCGCGGCTGCGCCCTCCAGGAGGAGCTGA
- a CDS encoding energy-coupling factor transporter transmembrane component T family protein, with translation MGSLYSELPTWLHRLGAGFKLACMALAGTLLFLTDNPWVLAGCGLACALLWLSLGAATRVAHRLMLTVLIGAGLVAAFHLWMGRPALAAVSALRLACACTLGVALTVSTRPMDLLEVLDRWLAPLARIGLQPERISLQLGLMLRFTEHFFVQWKKLDDAHRLRTGRAGGLRLVAPLTVQMLQSARRVADALFARLGG, from the coding sequence ATGGGAAGCCTCTACAGCGAGCTGCCCACCTGGCTGCACCGCCTGGGCGCGGGTTTCAAGCTGGCCTGCATGGCGCTGGCCGGAACGCTGCTGTTCCTCACCGACAACCCCTGGGTGCTGGCGGGCTGCGGCCTGGCCTGCGCACTGCTGTGGCTCAGCCTGGGCGCGGCCACGCGCGTCGCGCACCGGCTGATGCTGACGGTGCTGATCGGCGCGGGCCTGGTGGCTGCCTTCCACCTGTGGATGGGCCGGCCGGCGCTGGCGGCGGTGAGCGCGCTGCGCCTGGCCTGCGCCTGCACGCTGGGCGTGGCGCTCACGGTGAGCACGCGCCCGATGGATCTGCTGGAGGTGCTGGACCGGTGGCTCGCGCCGCTGGCGCGCATCGGCCTGCAGCCCGAGCGCATTTCCCTGCAGCTGGGGTTGATGCTGCGCTTCACCGAGCATTTTTTCGTGCAATGGAAGAAGCTCGACGATGCCCACCGCCTGCGCACCGGCCGCGCCGGCGGGCTGCGGCTGGTGGCGCCGCTCACGGTGCAGATGCTGCAGTCCGCGCGCCGCGTCGCCGATGCGCTGTTCGCACGCCTGGGCGGCTGA
- a CDS encoding biotin transporter BioY: MKTAMSRRQSESMALVGLFAALIAVMGLIPKIDLPLGVPITLQTLGVMMAGCLLGPWRGLQAILLFLVAVAAGLPLLAGGRGGLGVFMAPTTGYLIGWIPAAFTTGLLMALLPKATALRAAASAFVASVLGGVLVLHAFGIAGLVLVAKIPLMQAFWGDLLFVPGDMLKCVLCALVVHTVARALPDWRLGGRGA; the protein is encoded by the coding sequence ATGAAAACCGCCATGTCCCGCCGCCAGTCCGAATCCATGGCCCTGGTGGGCCTGTTTGCCGCGCTGATCGCGGTCATGGGCCTGATCCCGAAGATCGACCTGCCGCTGGGGGTGCCGATCACGCTGCAGACGCTGGGCGTGATGATGGCCGGCTGCCTGCTCGGGCCGTGGCGGGGACTGCAGGCTATCTTGCTGTTCCTGGTCGCCGTGGCCGCGGGCCTGCCGCTGCTCGCTGGCGGGCGTGGCGGGCTGGGCGTGTTCATGGCGCCGACCACGGGCTATCTCATCGGCTGGATCCCGGCGGCCTTCACCACCGGCCTGCTGATGGCGCTGCTGCCCAAGGCCACCGCGCTGCGCGCCGCGGCCAGCGCCTTCGTTGCCTCGGTGCTGGGCGGGGTGCTGGTGCTGCATGCCTTCGGCATTGCCGGGCTGGTGCTGGTTGCGAAGATTCCGCTGATGCAGGCCTTCTGGGGCGATCTGCTGTTCGTGCCCGGCGATATGCTCAAGTGCGTGCTGTGCGCGCTGGTCGTGCACACGGTGGCCCGGGCGCTGCCGGACTGGCGCCTGGGCGGGCGCGGCGCCTGA
- a CDS encoding AMP-binding protein, with protein MRPSAFLPAVPESGTGLPEAFALVHGPLAHWSRVQPGAIALSNGVEQLTFAQLHARVEQQAQALRACRAPATVLLEGSGPGLERIVEFLAVIASGRCAAVADPDWPAGVQARIAAQFAQQPAADMPEPGPETPFYIGFTSGSSGLPKGFRRHHRSWAESFRVSAQDLGAAAAQRVFAPGRLSHSLFLFAALLGLWSGAGVEIQERFSAGRALARLQSGTFPLLVAVPSQLQLMLEWAQRRAVQPIDGVALLLISGARWMRERTPALQALFPKARIVEFYGASEASYIAWMQADPAAPAQAVGRPFSNVELHIGTDPLEGKSSAGPGLIWVRSPMLFMDYVGHSDGSAALRRGEWLSVRDIGHRDAQGRLHLLGRESRMLVTQGKNLFPEEVEARLQAHPALGQVSLHGVADGLRGHAVHAVLQSMDDVCPMPDALALAQWCRETLEAYKAPRQWWLWQGAWPLTASGKTDHAAIARALADPGAHPLQPWP; from the coding sequence ATGCGGCCTTCGGCGTTCCTGCCGGCCGTGCCGGAGTCGGGGACTGGCTTGCCCGAAGCCTTTGCGCTGGTGCATGGGCCGCTGGCGCACTGGAGCCGGGTACAACCCGGCGCCATTGCGCTGTCGAACGGTGTGGAGCAGCTGACTTTTGCGCAGCTGCATGCGCGCGTGGAGCAGCAGGCGCAGGCGTTGCGCGCATGCCGGGCGCCGGCCACGGTGCTGCTGGAGGGCAGTGGCCCGGGCCTGGAGCGCATCGTGGAGTTCCTGGCGGTGATTGCCAGCGGGCGCTGCGCCGCGGTCGCGGACCCGGATTGGCCCGCGGGCGTGCAGGCGCGCATTGCGGCGCAATTCGCGCAGCAGCCCGCGGCCGACATGCCTGAGCCCGGCCCCGAGACACCTTTCTACATCGGCTTCACTTCGGGCAGCAGCGGCCTGCCCAAGGGCTTTCGCCGCCACCACCGCTCGTGGGCCGAAAGCTTCCGTGTCTCGGCGCAGGACCTGGGGGCGGCGGCCGCGCAGCGGGTGTTCGCGCCCGGGCGCCTGTCGCACTCGCTATTCCTGTTCGCCGCGCTGCTGGGGCTGTGGAGCGGCGCGGGTGTGGAGATACAGGAGCGCTTTTCCGCGGGCCGCGCGCTGGCGCGGCTGCAGTCGGGGACGTTTCCCCTGCTGGTGGCTGTACCCAGCCAGCTGCAGCTGATGCTGGAATGGGCGCAGCGCCGCGCTGTGCAGCCCATCGATGGCGTGGCGCTGCTGCTGATCAGCGGGGCGCGCTGGATGCGCGAGCGCACGCCGGCGCTGCAGGCGCTGTTTCCCAAGGCGCGCATCGTCGAGTTCTATGGCGCTTCGGAAGCCAGCTATATCGCTTGGATGCAGGCCGATCCCGCCGCGCCGGCGCAGGCGGTGGGGCGGCCGTTCAGCAATGTCGAGCTGCATATAGGCACCGATCCGCTGGAGGGAAAGAGCAGCGCCGGCCCGGGGCTGATCTGGGTGCGCAGCCCGATGCTGTTCATGGACTATGTGGGGCATTCCGATGGCTCGGCGGCGCTGCGGCGCGGCGAATGGCTGTCGGTGCGCGACATCGGCCATCGCGATGCCCAGGGCCGGCTGCATCTGCTGGGGCGCGAGAGCCGCATGCTCGTGACCCAGGGCAAGAATCTGTTTCCCGAGGAGGTCGAGGCGCGGCTGCAGGCGCATCCCGCCCTGGGCCAGGTCTCGCTGCATGGCGTGGCCGACGGGCTGCGCGGGCATGCGGTGCACGCGGTATTGCAATCGATGGACGATGTCTGCCCCATGCCCGATGCGCTGGCCCTTGCGCAGTGGTGCCGCGAGACGCTGGAAGCCTACAAGGCGCCGCGCCAGTGGTGGCTGTGGCAGGGCGCCTGGCCGCTCACCGCCAGCGGCAAGACCGATCACGCGGCGATTGCGCGGGCGCTGGCGGATCCCGGCGCGCACCCGCTGCAGCCATGGCCATGA
- a CDS encoding thiolase family protein: protein MNRAVPVIGWARTPVAPVGGALSQLQPHELGAPLVQALLARSGLPAQAIDAVVLGNALGAGGNPARMLALAAGLHESCAAYSVDTQCCAGLDAITLACGLLASGQARVVLAGGAEAWSRAPIRQHRHSAVAYERPAFAPWPERDPDMLQAAADHAQRIGCTRVAQDAHALQSHARAAAARAAMAEEIIALQGLDHDAYPRALRAERVARMPVAALPASGATECAISTVAISPRADGAALLLLATPEACREWGLQAAALWRGGASVGGAPEAPMLCAATAARQLLDRLDLGVPDIDCWELHDAFAVQALDFRARLGLAPEQLNTQGGGLARGHPIGASGAVAAVRVLARLQRGQRGLACIAGAGGLGAAAVFERAGIP, encoded by the coding sequence ATGAACCGCGCCGTTCCCGTCATTGGCTGGGCCCGCACCCCCGTGGCGCCGGTGGGCGGCGCGCTGTCGCAGCTGCAGCCGCATGAACTGGGCGCGCCGCTGGTGCAGGCGCTGCTGGCACGTTCCGGCCTGCCGGCGCAGGCCATCGATGCCGTGGTGCTGGGCAATGCGCTGGGCGCGGGCGGCAACCCGGCGCGCATGCTGGCGCTGGCTGCGGGCCTGCATGAGAGCTGCGCCGCCTACAGCGTGGATACGCAGTGCTGCGCGGGCCTTGACGCCATCACGCTGGCCTGCGGGCTGCTGGCCTCGGGGCAGGCACGCGTTGTCCTTGCCGGTGGTGCCGAAGCCTGGAGCCGCGCGCCGATCCGCCAGCACCGTCATAGCGCCGTGGCCTATGAGCGGCCGGCCTTTGCGCCCTGGCCCGAACGCGATCCCGACATGCTGCAGGCCGCGGCCGACCATGCGCAGCGCATCGGCTGCACGCGCGTGGCGCAGGATGCCCACGCACTGCAAAGCCATGCCCGGGCCGCTGCCGCGCGCGCGGCAATGGCTGAGGAAATCATTGCGCTGCAGGGCCTGGACCATGATGCCTACCCGCGCGCGCTGCGTGCCGAGCGCGTGGCGCGCATGCCGGTGGCGGCGCTGCCGGCGTCGGGGGCAACCGAATGCGCCATCAGCACCGTGGCGATCTCACCCAGGGCCGACGGCGCGGCGCTGCTGCTGCTGGCCACGCCCGAGGCCTGCCGCGAATGGGGCCTGCAAGCCGCGGCACTATGGCGCGGCGGCGCGAGCGTGGGCGGCGCGCCCGAGGCCCCGATGCTCTGCGCGGCCACGGCAGCGCGCCAACTGCTCGATCGTCTGGATCTCGGCGTGCCGGATATCGATTGCTGGGAGCTGCATGATGCCTTTGCCGTGCAGGCCCTGGATTTCCGCGCCCGGCTCGGCCTGGCACCGGAACAGCTCAATACCCAGGGCGGCGGGCTGGCGCGCGGCCACCCGATCGGCGCCTCGGGCGCGGTGGCCGCGGTGCGCGTGCTGGCCCGATTGCAGCGCGGACAGCGCGGCCTGGCCTGCATCGCGGGCGCCGGCGGCCTGGGCGCGGCGGCCGTATTCGAGCGCGCGGGCATCCCATAG
- a CDS encoding nitroreductase — MQNHFPSYASLAQSRRSIRGFLPTPVPQALLEQLLQTARQAPSGANLQPGRFWALQGEARERVSVALCEAVRTQQPPREEYDYFPQPMPMQLRKRQVAAAQALYRSLGIARGDAAARAQQFEHNYRFFDAPVALLVTIERAFGSGGFMDLGMCLHGLLMAAHAEGLGACAIGALASYPEIVRRELGLPDSEIVVCGVALGWPDPEAPGNQTRTEREPLAQYFQVLS, encoded by the coding sequence ATGCAGAACCATTTCCCTTCCTATGCGTCGCTGGCGCAAAGCCGGCGTTCCATACGCGGCTTCCTGCCCACCCCCGTGCCCCAGGCACTGCTCGAACAGCTGCTGCAGACCGCGCGCCAGGCGCCCAGTGGCGCCAATCTCCAGCCCGGCCGTTTCTGGGCGCTGCAGGGCGAGGCACGCGAGCGCGTGAGCGTCGCGCTGTGCGAGGCAGTGCGCACGCAGCAGCCGCCGCGCGAGGAATACGATTACTTTCCCCAACCCATGCCCATGCAGCTGCGCAAGCGCCAGGTGGCCGCGGCGCAGGCGCTCTACCGCAGCCTGGGCATCGCGCGCGGCGATGCCGCCGCGCGCGCGCAGCAGTTCGAGCACAACTACCGCTTCTTCGACGCGCCGGTGGCGCTGCTGGTGACGATCGAGCGCGCCTTCGGCAGCGGCGGCTTCATGGACCTGGGCATGTGCCTGCACGGCCTGCTGATGGCGGCGCATGCCGAGGGCCTGGGCGCTTGCGCGATCGGGGCGCTGGCCTCGTATCCGGAAATCGTGCGCCGCGAACTGGGGCTGCCCGACAGCGAGATCGTGGTCTGCGGCGTGGCGCTGGGCTGGCCCGATCCCGAGGCGCCGGGCAACCAGACACGGACCGAGCGCGAGCCGCTGGCGCAGTATTTCCAGGTGCTTTCCTGA
- a CDS encoding DUF4148 domain-containing protein, translating into MTSIRHSASILILSLTAAAAGHALAAEPAGLTRAQVMAELSEAQRSGAIIDTRSSLPRNVLQPQQYPAQQSAAPKTRAQVLAELEQARANGELAEGEAGLRQNQLRPDLYPAQTQGQGLTSEQVYADMQRARDAGQLQYGESY; encoded by the coding sequence ATGACATCCATCCGCCACAGCGCTTCGATCCTGATCCTGTCCCTGACTGCCGCAGCCGCCGGCCACGCCCTGGCCGCCGAGCCCGCCGGCCTGACCCGCGCGCAGGTCATGGCCGAGCTGTCCGAGGCCCAGCGCAGCGGTGCCATCATCGACACCCGCAGCAGCCTGCCGCGCAACGTGCTGCAGCCGCAGCAATACCCCGCCCAGCAGTCTGCCGCTCCCAAGACCCGTGCCCAGGTCCTGGCCGAGCTCGAGCAGGCGCGTGCCAATGGCGAACTGGCCGAGGGCGAAGCCGGCCTGCGCCAGAACCAGCTGCGTCCCGATCTGTACCCGGCGCAGACGCAAGGCCAGGGCCTGACGTCCGAGCAGGTGTATGCGGACATGCAGCGCGCACGCGATGCGGGCCAGCTCCAGTACGGCGAAAGCTACTGA
- a CDS encoding tripartite tricarboxylate transporter substrate binding protein BugE, producing MLRKTLLAAGLLSVFGSAIAQSAYPNKPIKLLVPFAAGGTTDLIARVIADPLGRELGQPVVVENRGGGGGSIGAAETARATADGYHLGIATVSTTATNPAINPKIPYNVATDFTPVINIAATPNVIAANPQFAGKNYAQFLAEVKKNPGKYSYASPGTGSITHLMMEMFKLSTGTDMMHVPYRGSGPALNDAVAGQVPLIFDNLPSALPFIKEKRLVALVVAAPERVPAMPDVPTFKEVGLEAANRMAYYGIVGPKGLPKDIVDKVNAATRKVLQDPAIRKRIEETGSIIQADTPERFAQQMKEELAVYKNVVVKQKLTMD from the coding sequence ATGCTTCGCAAAACGCTTCTGGCCGCAGGCCTGCTCTCGGTCTTCGGCAGCGCCATCGCCCAGTCCGCCTATCCGAACAAGCCCATCAAGCTGCTGGTGCCCTTTGCCGCCGGCGGCACCACCGACCTGATTGCGCGCGTCATCGCCGACCCGCTGGGCCGCGAGCTGGGCCAGCCGGTGGTGGTCGAGAACCGCGGCGGTGGCGGCGGCAGCATCGGCGCCGCGGAAACCGCGCGCGCCACGGCCGACGGCTACCACCTGGGCATCGCCACGGTGTCGACCACGGCCACCAATCCGGCCATCAATCCCAAGATCCCCTACAACGTCGCCACCGACTTCACGCCGGTCATCAACATCGCGGCCACGCCCAACGTGATTGCGGCCAATCCGCAGTTCGCGGGCAAGAACTACGCGCAGTTCCTTGCCGAGGTGAAGAAGAACCCGGGCAAGTACTCCTATGCCTCGCCCGGCACCGGCTCGATCACCCATCTGATGATGGAAATGTTCAAGCTCTCGACCGGCACCGACATGATGCACGTGCCCTACCGCGGCTCGGGCCCGGCGCTCAACGACGCGGTGGCCGGCCAGGTGCCGCTGATCTTCGACAACCTGCCCTCGGCCCTGCCCTTCATCAAGGAAAAGCGCCTGGTGGCGCTGGTGGTGGCCGCGCCCGAGCGCGTGCCGGCCATGCCCGATGTGCCGACGTTCAAGGAGGTCGGCCTCGAGGCCGCCAACCGCATGGCCTACTACGGCATCGTCGGCCCCAAGGGCCTGCCCAAGGACATCGTCGACAAGGTCAATGCCGCGACGCGCAAGGTGCTGCAGGACCCGGCCATCCGCAAGCGCATCGAGGAAACCGGCTCCATCATCCAGGCCGACACGCCGGAGAGATTCGCCCAGCAGATGAAGGAGGAGCTGGCGGTTTACAAGAACGTCGTGGTCAAGCAGAAGCTGACGATGGACTGA
- a CDS encoding CaiB/BaiF CoA transferase family protein, giving the protein MNPTPTPTALAGIKVLDLSRVLAGPWCTQMLADLGADVVKVERPVAGDDTRHWGPPFLRDADGNDTRDASYFTACNRNKRSITVDMARPEGQALLRRMACEADVVVENFKVGGLRQYGLDYDSLKALNPRLVYCSITGFGQDGPYAERAGYDLMVQAMCGLMSITGHADGTPGGGPLKAGVAVIDVFTGLYASNAILAAINARHHSGQGQYIDMALLDVGMAVLANQAAGFLATGQSPGRAGNVHPSLAPYQDFVTSDGNVLLAIGNDGQFARFCAATGHAEWAQDARFATNTARVRNRAELLASMEPVLRTRTTAEWITLFEDKAVPCGPINTVAQAFDDPQVRARGLRIELPRDDGQPAIAGVANPVRLSATPVAYHRAPPALGQHTQEVLQEMGLDEARIEALREGGVI; this is encoded by the coding sequence ATGAACCCAACACCCACCCCCACCGCCCTCGCCGGCATCAAAGTCCTCGACCTCTCCCGCGTCCTTGCCGGCCCCTGGTGCACCCAGATGCTGGCCGACCTGGGCGCCGATGTCGTCAAGGTCGAGCGCCCGGTGGCCGGCGACGACACGCGCCACTGGGGCCCGCCCTTCCTGCGCGACGCGGACGGCAACGACACGCGCGACGCCAGCTACTTCACCGCCTGCAACCGCAACAAGCGCTCGATCACCGTCGACATGGCGCGCCCCGAGGGCCAGGCGCTGCTGCGGCGCATGGCCTGCGAGGCCGATGTCGTGGTGGAGAACTTCAAGGTCGGCGGGCTGCGCCAGTACGGCCTGGACTACGACAGCCTCAAGGCACTCAATCCGCGCCTGGTCTACTGCTCGATCACCGGCTTCGGCCAGGACGGGCCCTATGCCGAGCGCGCGGGCTACGACCTGATGGTGCAGGCCATGTGCGGCCTGATGAGCATCACGGGCCATGCCGACGGCACGCCCGGCGGCGGCCCGCTCAAGGCCGGCGTGGCGGTGATCGACGTGTTCACCGGCCTGTATGCCAGCAACGCGATCCTGGCGGCCATCAACGCGCGCCACCACAGCGGCCAGGGCCAGTACATCGACATGGCGCTGCTCGATGTGGGCATGGCGGTGCTGGCCAACCAGGCCGCGGGCTTTCTCGCCACCGGCCAGTCGCCGGGCCGCGCGGGCAACGTGCATCCCAGCCTGGCGCCCTACCAGGACTTCGTGACCTCGGACGGCAACGTGCTGCTGGCCATCGGCAACGACGGCCAGTTCGCGCGCTTTTGCGCCGCGACGGGCCATGCCGAATGGGCGCAGGATGCGCGCTTTGCCACCAACACCGCGCGCGTGCGCAACCGCGCCGAGTTGCTGGCATCGATGGAGCCGGTGCTGCGCACGCGCACCACCGCCGAATGGATCACGCTGTTCGAGGACAAGGCCGTGCCCTGCGGCCCGATCAACACCGTGGCGCAGGCCTTCGACGACCCGCAGGTGCGCGCCCGCGGCCTGCGCATCGAACTGCCGCGCGATGATGGCCAGCCGGCCATCGCCGGCGTCGCCAACCCGGTGCGCCTGTCGGCCACGCCCGTGGCGTACCACCGCGCGCCGCCGGCGCTGGGACAGCATACGCAGGAGGTGCTGCAGGAGATGGGGTTGGACGAGGCGCGCATCGAGGCGTTGCGTGAGGGCGGGGTGATTTGA